The Diabrotica virgifera virgifera chromosome 10, PGI_DIABVI_V3a genome has a window encoding:
- the LOC126878531 gene encoding uncharacterized protein LOC126878531, with protein sequence MGFYQNIAYRYGDLAVRALKDWSKTKQKLAREYNKRCFLLRCRSSNISPTHIIHSTSSITKLLQRQDIQSNKDALQFTRLENRILNLEISNCIKVINNLESNLSKLKRDIIDFTSEFIFNNFSSKQQVLYNKTFHKTKLVNTNKYNRLFNQELNLKLKTKPGWIKNLSNVTLPDDISRFLSLGPKFSIEPIVGKDIPIRDMLADVETIMHSVTDAQLRDVLVAKSTYIITDYVHKNNSKSSFNFYRAMLHKTRKFLSENTNIIVMPSDKCNVTVVLEKQRYLDLCLQLLNSDNIYERLNRDPTNTVQTKCNNLIKELCSSGQIDDDTKKKLTGYKGVIPKFYALPKIHKPQLSVRPIVACIGSPTNLLASFLTEILTNAYVSNEYDVKSSFDVFNSFNNYQLPEGYVIISLDVVSLFTNVHLDAALIAVENNWNFISSHCNISLESFKKLISFLFNNTYFTFNNTVFRQTQGTPMGGTISPILACYVMDHLLDMVIPELSFYIPFVKKYVDDLILAIPSNRSAEILQVFNSYDPLLQFTIEHEDDLCSVPFLDTRFIRTHNNSLRIDWHRKPHSSGRFLNYWSYHRHSIKINLIKQMKARIIAISDPSCHQKNLRILSNLFIDNSYPKHLVTKILFSLTPDIIRHNDELQITVTSGEQNANCLYTSLKYVKGITPRLARLFKDIPNLKIAFKTSLTSRSIFSKVKDKSDIRDCSNVVYQIPCNNCNLVYVGQTARNLGSRLVSHRSDSRLYPERSALAEHVNKEHHKMNYESVRVLASESNYTKRLFLEMAFISQNSNAMNKRSDINQLSSIYSYLLCLDNYPHFNDVFSTDSL encoded by the coding sequence ATGGGATTTTATCAGAACATCGCATATCGCTATGGTGACCTCGCTGTACGGGCACTCAAGGATTGGTCAAAGACTAAACAAAAATTGGCAAGAGAATACAATAAAAGATGTTTTTTATTAAGATGTAGATCATCAAACATTTCACCTACACACATCATACACTCCACTTCATCCATCACTAAATTATTACAAAGACAGGACATCCAGTCGAACAAGGATGCTTTACAATTTACCAGGTTAGAAAACAGAATTTTGAATTTAGAAATTTCTAATTGCATTAAAGTCATTAACAATTTAGAGTCTAATTTATCTAAACTCAAAAGAGACATCATTGACTTTACTTCTGAATTCATTTTTAACAACTTTTCTAGTAAACAACAAGTTTTATATAACAAAACTTTTCATAAAACCAAATTAGTAAATactaacaaatataatagattatttaatcAAGAACTGAacttgaaactaaagacaaaaccGGGTTGGATTAAGAACCTCTCCAATGTAACCTTGCCCGATGATATTTCTAGATTTTTGTCTTTGGGTCCAAAGTTCAGTATAGAACCTATTGTAGGGAAAGATATCCCTATCAGGGATATGTTGGCTGACGTTGAAACAATTATGCACTCTGTCACGGATGCACAACTGAGGGACGTGCTAGTAGCTAAATCTACGTACATCATTACTGATTATGTACATAAAAATAACAGTAAGAGTAGCTTTAACTTCTACAGAGCTATGTTACATAAAACTCGTAAGTTTCTTAGTGAAAACACTAACATTATTGTCATGCCTTCTGACAAATGTAATGTAACTGTAGTTCTGGAGAAGCAGAGATACTTAGATCTATGTCTCCAATTGCTAAATTCTGATAACATATATGAGAGATTGAACAGAGATCCAACTAATACTGTTCAAACTAAATGCAATAACCTCATCAAGGAATTATGCAGTTCGGGACAAATAGATGAtgatacaaagaaaaaattaacAGGGTATAAGGGTGTCATACCCAAGTTTTACGCTTTACCTAAGATTCATAAACCACAGCTTTCGGTACGTCCCATTGTTGCATGCATTGGTTCACCTACTAATTTATTAGCATCTTTTTTGACTGAGATTTTGACCAATGCATATGTCTCTAATGAATATGACGTAAAAAGTTCTTTTGATGTCTTTAACAGCTTTAACAACTATCAGTTACCTGAGGGCTATGTTATTATCAGTCTGGATGTAGTCTCTTTGTTCACTAATGTACATCTAGATGCAGCCTTAATAGCTGTTGAAAACAATTGGAATTTTATTAGTTCTCATTGCAATATTAGCTTGGAATCTTTCAAAAAACTCATCTCCTTTCTTTTTAACAACACCTATTTCACATTTAATAATACTGTGTTTAGACAAACACAAGGGACTCCTATGGGAGGTACTATCTCTCCCATTCTGGCCTGTTATGTGATGGATCATTTACTGGATATGGTGATCCCAGAATTGTCCTTCTATATTCCTTTTGTTAAAAAGTATGTGGATGACTTAATCCTCGCTATTCCTAGCAATAGATCAGCTgaaattttgcaagtattcaataGTTATGACCCTCTATTACAGTTCACAATTGAACATGAGGATGATCTATGCTCAGTCCCCTTTCTTGATACCCGGTTCATTAGAACCCATAACAACTCCCTGAGAATTGACTGGCATAGAAAACCTCATAGTTCTGGACGTTTTCTTAACTATTGGTCATATCATCGACACTCAATAAAAATCAACTTGATTAAGCAAATGAAGGCTAGAATCATAGCTATCAGTGATCCTTCTTGCCATCAGAAGAACCTGAGAATCCTGTCTAACCTTTTTATCGACAACTCTTATCCAAAACACCTAGTCACCAAGATATTATTCAGTTTGACCCCTGACATAATACGCCACAATGATGAGTTGCAAATTACTGTTACAAGCGGAGAACAAAATGCCAATTGTTTATATACTTCTTTAAAATACGTGAAAGGCATAACACCCAGACTGGCTAGACTGTTTAAAGACATCCCTAACTTGAAAATAGCCTTTAAAACATCTTTAACTTCACGATCTATATTTTCAAAGGTTAAGGACAAGAGTGACATTAGGGATTGTTCTAACGTTGTCTACCAGATTCCCTGTAACAACTGTAATTTGGTATATGTTGGACAAACCGCACGCAATTTAGGTAGTCGTTTAGTTAGTCACCGCAGTGATAGCAGATTATATCCTGAAAGATCTGCTCTTGCCGAACATGTTAATAAAGAACATCACAAAATGAATTACGAATCGGTCAGAGTTTTAGCTTCTGAATCCAACTATACTAAAAGACTGTTCTTAGAGATGGCTTTCATTTCGCAGAATTCTAATGCAATGAACAAAAGGAGTGACATAAATCAATTAAGCTCTATTTACTCATATCTATTATGTTTGGACAACTATCCTCATTTCAATGATGTCTTTTCAACTGATTCATTGTAA